GCGACTCACGCAGTGCCCGCAGTCGGCGACCCGGGGTATCGTTTGGCTCCAGCATGTTGGGATCGTCTGACAGCGTGGTGTTGATCGATGGACTCATGGCGTGATCAATGGTCGGTTTTCAAAGTGCGGTATCACTTGCTTGGGTGATTCGCGGGGGCGGCCGACTGGCGGTGAACGCCAATGGGCCTGATCCGGTCGGTCTCGTCTTGGTCATCCTAGGGGACGCGGCCGGTCGTCGCCGGCTCAGGGAAGTTTTTGTCGAGGGCGTCCTGGTAGAAGGCGGCGCGCTTGCGGTTGCCGAGCGCGCGCTCGGCTTTGATGCCAGCCTGGAGGGCAATGCGCGAGGCGGCGGGCGTGCGCACCGTCTCTGACTTGAAATAGCGGTCGATATAGTCCTTGGCGGCCTTGGCGTCGCCGCGCCTCATGGCCAGTTCGGCCAGACTGGCCAACGGGACACCGAAGCCGGCGTTCGACTGGAGGGCCGCGCGATAATGGGTCTCGGCCTTGGTCGTATCGCCTGCCTCAACGGCGCAATTGCCGGCGTTGGTCAAGGCGATCCAGGGCGAGGTGTAGATGGGGTTGGCGGCAGCCTTGAGGAACTGGGCATCGGCCTCGGCATAACGGCGCTGATTGCACAGGAAGGAGCCATAGGCATTGAGCACGTCCGGATTGTTCGGAGCGAGCTGGATGGCGCGCTCATAGTGCTTGGCCGCCTCGTCGCTCTGCTGCAACTGTTCGAGCAGGAAGGCCAGCCAGACGTGTGCCGGTGCATATTTGGAATCGGCCCTGACGGCCTGCTGGGCGCGGCGCAGGGCGACCTCGGTCTGTCCCAGCCGATGGTATTCCTTGGCCAGGTCGACATAGAGCTTGGCCGGACTGTCATCCGGGGTCAGGCCCAGCGCCTCGTCGCCCGTCTTCAGGGTCGACTTGCCGCCACAGGCCAGCAGCGTCAGGCAGAGGCCGAGCACCAGAGACAGACGTGGAGCGAATCCGTGCATCGTCATCGCAGATCCACCCGTGTGTCCGCCTCGACCCGGATGCGCCCGAGCCGTCCGGTGCGATCCTGGACGCGCCCGACCAGTTGTCCGCAGGCAGCGGCGATCTCGTCGCCACGGGTCTTGCGCGTCATGGCGAAGATCCCCGAGCGGGCCAGCCGCTCGCGGAAGGTTTCGACCCGATCCGGCGGCGAGGTGCCGAAATCGCTGCCGGTGAAGGGGTTGAAAGGAATCAGATTGACCTTGGACGGCACGCCCTCGAGCAACCGGATGAGCTGCTTGGCGTGGGCCGGGCTGTCGTTGATGCCGTCGAGCATCACGTATTCCCAGGTGATCTTGCGCCGCTTGTCGCCGGCGACATAGTGCTTGCAGGCGGGAATCAGCTCGGCGAGCGGATACTTGCGGTTGATCGGCACCAGTTCGTCGCGCAGTTCGTCGTTCGGTGCGTGCAGCGAGACGGCCAGGGAGACGTCGCTGACTTCGCGCAGCCGGTAGATGTTCGGCACGATGCCCGAGGTGCTCAGGGTCACGCGCTGCTTGGCCAGCATGTAGGCCAGATCGTCCTGCATGACGTCCATGGCCTTGACCGCCGCCTCGAAGTTGGCCAGCGGCTCGCCCATGCCCATCATGACCACGTTGGTCGGTGCGGCGCCGAGCTGGCGCGCGGCATGCCAGACCTGACCGATGATCTCGGCAACGCTCAGGTTGCGGTTGAAGCCCTGGCGCGCGGTGGCGCAGAAGGCGCATTCGAGCGCACACCCGACCTGAGAGGACACGCAGATGGTGCTGCGCTTGCCCTCGGGGATGAACACGGTCTCGACCCGCTGTCCATCGACCAGCTCCATCACCCACTTGACGGTGCCGTCGGCGGAGGGATGGGTCTGGAGGATGCGCGGCAGCCGGATCTCGACCGTCTCGAGCAGGACGGTGCGCAGGCTCTTGGGCAGATCGGTCATGGCGTCGAAGTCGACGACGCCATGCTTGTGCATCCACTTGAAGAGATTGCGGCCATGGAACGCCTTGAAGCCGAGCGCCGTCACCAGCGACTCGCAGCCGGCGAGGTCGAGGTCGAGCGGATTGGGCTTGGTCGAAGTGGCGTTCATGGCAATCCTGATCGTCTCGATCAGCGGGTGCGGGGGCAGACGCCCTCGGGGAAGAAGAAGGCGATCTCGACGGCGGCGTTCTCGGGCGAATCCGAGCCGTGCGCGGCGTTCTCGGTGAAGGAGTCGGCGAAGTCGGCGCGGATGGTGCCGGGCGCGGCCTGGGCCGGGTTGGTGGCGCCCATGATCTCGCGGTTCTTGGCCACGGCGTCCTCACCCTCCAGCACCTGCACCATCACCGGGCCGGAGATCATGAAGTCGACCAGCTCATCGAAGAAGGGCTTGCCCTGATGGATGGCGTAGAAGGCGCTGGCCTGCTCGCGGCTCATGTGCAGCATGCGCGCGGCGACGATCTTGAGTCCGGCGGCCTCGAAACGGCCGAGGATGGCGCCGATGGCGTCCTTGGCGACGGCGTTCGGCTTGATGATGGAAAGGGTGCGCTCAATAGCCATGCGGGCTCCTAACGAAATGGGGCGTTTGATAATGGGAGTTTAGAGTCGGAATTCGACGCGGATTGGAACGCTGTCGGGAGGCGGCTGGTCCGGTCCGAACGCGGACTGTCCGACGGATTCCAGCGACGTCTGTGTCAGGTCGATCCCTAAGTCTAATGGTAGCGGCGTGGTCGGGCAATGGCGCAATGCTTTGGATCGCGGCTGGAGTATTGTAGAGTCGTGCGCGTTCGCACGCCTCAGCCTGATGGCGATGCGACACTTGAACACGATTCGATTAGAGATTTGCATGAGCCGATACGACGTTTTCAATGGTGATGCCGACGGGCTGTGCGCCCTGCATCAATTGCGGCTGATCGAGCCGCTCGACACCCGGCTCGTGACCGGTCCCAAGCGGGAGATCGATCTGCTCGCGCGTGTTCCCGTGGATCAGGCCGAGTCTGTGACCGTGCTCGACCTCTCGATGGAGAAGAATGGCGCGGCACTGCGTGCTCTGCTGGAGGCCGGCGTCCGTGTGACTTATTTCGATCATCATCTTCCCGGTGAGATCCCGGAGCATCCGGGGTTGAGTGCGCATCTGGACATGCGGCCCGAGGTCTGTACCAGTCTGCTGGTCGATGCCTATCTCGACGGACGGGCGCGGGCCTGGGCCGTGGTCGGAGCCTTCGGCGACAATCTCAATCGCTCGGCGCGGCGTGCAGCCGAGTCGCTGAGTCTGGACGCGCTCGAGGTCGAGCGCCTGCGTGAGCTGGGGATCTGCCTCAACTACAACGGTTACGGCCCCAGTATCGAGGATCTGCACTTTGCGCCGGATGCGCTCTATCGGCGCCTCCAGCCCTACGCGGACCCGTTCGATTTCATTAGAGAAGAGGCGGCCTTCGCGCGCCTGCGCGACGGCTATGCCGATGACATGGCGTGCGCACGCGCACTGAAGTCCGAATACGAGGACGACCGGCATCGTCTCGTCATCCTGCCGGCCGAACCCTGGGCGCGGCGCGCGAGCGGTGTCTATGCCAATGAACTGGCACAGGCCGCGCCCGAACAGGCGCACGCCATCCTCACGCGCCTG
The sequence above is drawn from the Allochromatium vinosum DSM 180 genome and encodes:
- the pilW gene encoding type IV pilus biogenesis/stability protein PilW; this translates as MHGFAPRLSLVLGLCLTLLACGGKSTLKTGDEALGLTPDDSPAKLYVDLAKEYHRLGQTEVALRRAQQAVRADSKYAPAHVWLAFLLEQLQQSDEAAKHYERAIQLAPNNPDVLNAYGSFLCNQRRYAEADAQFLKAAANPIYTSPWIALTNAGNCAVEAGDTTKAETHYRAALQSNAGFGVPLASLAELAMRRGDAKAAKDYIDRYFKSETVRTPAASRIALQAGIKAERALGNRKRAAFYQDALDKNFPEPATTGRVP
- a CDS encoding bifunctional tRNA (adenosine(37)-C2)-methyltransferase TrmG/ribosomal RNA large subunit methyltransferase RlmN, translating into MNATSTKPNPLDLDLAGCESLVTALGFKAFHGRNLFKWMHKHGVVDFDAMTDLPKSLRTVLLETVEIRLPRILQTHPSADGTVKWVMELVDGQRVETVFIPEGKRSTICVSSQVGCALECAFCATARQGFNRNLSVAEIIGQVWHAARQLGAAPTNVVMMGMGEPLANFEAAVKAMDVMQDDLAYMLAKQRVTLSTSGIVPNIYRLREVSDVSLAVSLHAPNDELRDELVPINRKYPLAELIPACKHYVAGDKRRKITWEYVMLDGINDSPAHAKQLIRLLEGVPSKVNLIPFNPFTGSDFGTSPPDRVETFRERLARSGIFAMTRKTRGDEIAAACGQLVGRVQDRTGRLGRIRVEADTRVDLR
- the ndk gene encoding nucleoside-diphosphate kinase, with translation MAIERTLSIIKPNAVAKDAIGAILGRFEAAGLKIVAARMLHMSREQASAFYAIHQGKPFFDELVDFMISGPVMVQVLEGEDAVAKNREIMGATNPAQAAPGTIRADFADSFTENAAHGSDSPENAAVEIAFFFPEGVCPRTR